One Prolixibacteraceae bacterium DNA segment encodes these proteins:
- the ileS gene encoding isoleucine--tRNA ligase, with product MSNKFREYKNFDLSQINKDVLKFWENDDTFHKSMSTREGKPTFVFYEGPPSANGQPGIHHVISRSLKDLICRYKTMKGFQVKRKAGWDTHGLPVELGVEKTLGITKEDIGKKITVEEYNAACRREVMKYTDLWEDLTHKMGYWVNMDDPYITYDNRYIETLWNLLKSLFDKGLLYKGYTIQPFSPAAGTGLSSHELNQPGTYRDVKDTTCVGQFKVVRDDKSESFFGDEPLYFLAWTTTPWTLPSNTALAVGPNITYYQVKTFNPYTGAPISVMVAKDLYRKFFPEKNEELDFDSYEVGAKNIPFKVVAEYKGTDLEGIRYEQLIPWMKPEGDAFRVILGDYVTTEDGTGIVHIAPTFGADDDRVAKVAGIAPMLLLDKEGKQQPMVDKQGRLFPIENLDSAWVAEYVDSNLYREFSGRFVKNDYDPTLTEKDATLDVDISVMLKKENKAFRVEKHVHNYPHCWRTDKPILYYPLDSWFIKTTAVKDRLIELNKTINWKPESTGTGRFGNWLENLVDWNLSRSRYWGTPLPIWRTEDGTEQKCIGSVEELMAEIKMSIEAGFMSENPYDKFIVGEYTKENYENIDLHRPYVDDIFLVSESGKKMIRETDLIDVWFDSGAMPFAQMHYPFENKENFGEVYPADFIAEGVDQTRGWFFTLHAISTMINDSVAFKNIISNGLVLDAKGNKMSKRLGNAVDPFTTIDKYGSDPLRWYMITNSQPWDNLKFDVNGVEEVRRKFFGTLYNTYSFFSLYANIDGFTYSEAEIEMADRPEIDRWVLSLLNSLVKEVNEALEAYEPTRAGRAINDFVSENLSNWYVRLCRKRFWGGEYDQDKISAYQTLYTCLSTIAKLSAPIAPFFMDQLYRDLNSITKKDQEGSVHIANYPSVNDSLIDQKLEERMTIAQKVCSMVLSLRRKEKLKVRQPLQKIMVPVLNRDFESQFEAVKDIILTEVNIKEVEYIAANSGFIKKKIKPNFKTLGPKYGKIMKGIAAAVQTLSQDDINTFETNGNYQLFVQDQKVDLTLEDVEIMSEDIPGWLVANEGALTVALDITVTEPLKEEGIAREFINRIQNIRKESDFDVTDKVILKIQRHELFDKALGNFAEYISKQTLASELVLLDEVNSDNAQEVEIETGVFTKIDVKRV from the coding sequence ATGAGTAATAAGTTTCGAGAATATAAAAATTTCGATCTCTCTCAAATCAATAAAGACGTCCTAAAGTTTTGGGAGAATGATGATACTTTTCATAAAAGTATGTCGACAAGAGAAGGGAAACCTACTTTCGTTTTCTACGAAGGCCCCCCTTCTGCAAATGGACAACCAGGTATTCATCACGTTATTTCTCGTTCTTTGAAGGATCTTATTTGTCGTTATAAAACGATGAAAGGTTTTCAAGTGAAACGTAAAGCAGGTTGGGATACACATGGTCTTCCTGTTGAATTAGGAGTGGAAAAAACTCTTGGTATTACAAAAGAAGATATCGGTAAAAAAATTACTGTTGAAGAGTATAATGCTGCTTGTCGTAGAGAAGTGATGAAATACACTGATCTATGGGAAGATCTTACTCATAAAATGGGATATTGGGTAAATATGGATGATCCATATATTACTTATGATAATCGATATATTGAGACACTTTGGAATCTTCTAAAATCTTTGTTCGACAAAGGTTTACTATATAAAGGTTATACTATTCAGCCTTTCTCTCCTGCTGCAGGAACTGGATTAAGTTCTCATGAGTTGAATCAACCAGGAACTTATAGAGATGTAAAAGACACAACTTGCGTTGGTCAGTTTAAGGTTGTTCGTGATGACAAGTCTGAAAGTTTCTTTGGAGATGAGCCTCTTTATTTCTTGGCTTGGACTACTACTCCATGGACTCTTCCTTCAAATACAGCTCTTGCTGTTGGACCAAATATTACTTACTATCAAGTGAAAACTTTCAACCCTTATACAGGAGCTCCTATTTCTGTTATGGTTGCGAAAGACTTGTATCGTAAATTCTTCCCTGAGAAGAATGAAGAACTAGACTTTGATAGTTATGAAGTTGGCGCTAAGAATATTCCTTTTAAGGTGGTTGCTGAGTATAAAGGTACAGACTTAGAAGGAATACGTTATGAGCAGTTAATTCCTTGGATGAAGCCTGAAGGGGATGCTTTTAGAGTGATCTTAGGTGATTATGTGACGACAGAAGATGGTACTGGTATTGTTCATATCGCTCCTACTTTTGGTGCCGATGATGACCGTGTTGCTAAAGTTGCAGGTATCGCTCCTATGCTTCTTTTGGATAAAGAGGGCAAACAACAACCAATGGTTGATAAACAAGGTCGCCTTTTCCCTATAGAGAATCTTGATTCTGCTTGGGTTGCTGAATACGTAGACTCTAATCTATATCGTGAGTTCTCTGGTCGTTTTGTGAAAAATGATTATGACCCAACACTTACTGAAAAAGATGCTACATTGGATGTGGATATCTCAGTAATGTTGAAAAAGGAGAATAAAGCCTTCAGAGTAGAAAAACATGTTCACAACTATCCTCACTGTTGGAGAACAGATAAGCCTATCTTGTATTATCCACTTGATAGTTGGTTTATTAAAACAACAGCTGTAAAGGATCGTTTAATTGAGTTGAATAAAACGATTAACTGGAAACCAGAATCAACAGGTACAGGACGTTTTGGTAATTGGTTGGAGAACTTGGTTGATTGGAACCTTTCTAGATCAAGGTATTGGGGTACTCCCCTTCCAATTTGGAGAACAGAGGATGGGACAGAACAAAAATGTATCGGATCTGTAGAGGAGTTGATGGCAGAAATTAAGATGTCTATTGAGGCTGGTTTTATGTCAGAAAATCCATACGATAAGTTTATTGTAGGTGAGTATACAAAAGAGAACTATGAGAATATTGATCTTCACCGTCCTTATGTAGATGATATTTTTCTTGTTTCTGAGTCTGGTAAAAAAATGATTCGTGAAACAGACCTTATCGATGTATGGTTTGATTCAGGGGCTATGCCATTTGCTCAAATGCACTATCCTTTTGAGAATAAAGAGAATTTTGGAGAGGTTTATCCTGCTGACTTTATTGCGGAAGGAGTGGATCAAACTCGTGGATGGTTCTTTACCCTTCATGCTATCTCTACGATGATCAATGATTCTGTAGCATTTAAAAATATTATCTCTAACGGGTTGGTATTAGATGCTAAAGGAAATAAGATGTCTAAGCGTTTGGGTAATGCTGTGGATCCTTTTACTACTATCGATAAATATGGTTCTGATCCATTGAGATGGTATATGATTACAAACTCTCAGCCTTGGGATAACCTTAAGTTTGACGTAAATGGAGTGGAAGAAGTTCGTAGAAAGTTCTTTGGTACTCTTTATAATACATACAGTTTCTTCTCTCTTTATGCCAATATAGATGGATTCACCTATAGTGAAGCAGAAATTGAGATGGCTGATAGACCAGAGATTGATCGCTGGGTTCTTTCTCTTCTGAATAGCTTGGTGAAAGAGGTGAATGAAGCTCTTGAGGCTTATGAACCTACGAGAGCAGGTCGTGCAATAAACGATTTTGTTTCTGAAAATCTTTCGAATTGGTATGTACGCCTTTGTAGAAAGAGATTTTGGGGTGGTGAGTATGATCAAGATAAGATCTCTGCTTATCAAACTCTTTATACTTGTCTTTCTACTATAGCGAAACTTTCGGCACCTATTGCTCCTTTCTTTATGGACCAGCTGTATCGTGACTTGAATAGTATCACAAAGAAAGACCAAGAGGGTTCAGTTCATATTGCAAACTATCCTTCTGTAAATGATAGCTTGATTGATCAGAAGCTCGAAGAACGTATGACGATTGCACAGAAAGTTTGTTCAATGGTTCTAAGTCTTCGTCGTAAGGAGAAGTTGAAAGTAAGACAACCTCTACAGAAGATTATGGTTCCTGTTCTAAATCGTGATTTTGAGTCTCAATTTGAAGCAGTGAAGGATATTATTCTAACGGAAGTGAATATCAAAGAAGTAGAATATATTGCTGCTAATTCTGGTTTTATTAAGAAGAAAATCAAGCCAAACTTTAAGACTCTAGGTCCTAAATATGGCAAGATAATGAAAGGAATTGCGGCTGCTGTTCAAACACTTTCTCAAGATGATATTAATACATTTGAAACAAATGGTAATTATCAGTTGTTTGTACAAGATCAGAAAGTGGATTTGACATTAGAGGATGTAGAAATTATGTCTGAAGATATTCCAGGATGGTTGGTTGCTAATGAAGGAGCTTTGACTGTTGCTCTTGATATCACAGTTACTGAACCTTTAAAAGAGGAAGGTATTGCTCGTGAATTTATTAACCGTATTCAGAATATTAGAAAAGAGAGTGACTTTGATGTTACAGATAAGGTAATTTTGAAGATACAAAGACACGAATTGTTTGATAAAGCTTTAGGAAATTTTGCTGAATATATATCGAAACAAACTTTGGCCTCTGAATTAGTGCTTCTTGATGAGGTCAATTCAGACAATGCCCAAGAGGTGGAGATTGAAACAGGAGTGTTTACTAAAATTGATGTTAAGCGAGTGTAA
- a CDS encoding TraR/DksA C4-type zinc finger protein: MVEKVRYSDEDLEMFRTVILKKLDKARNDYELYKNAITQRDGNDTQDTSPTFKVLEEGAATLSKEEAGKLAQRQQKFIQHLEAAIIRIENKTYGVCRETGKLIAKERLLAVPHATLSIDAKNNRK, from the coding sequence ATGGTGGAAAAAGTAAGATACTCAGATGAAGACCTTGAAATGTTTAGAACTGTGATTCTAAAAAAATTAGACAAGGCAAGAAATGATTATGAGTTGTACAAAAATGCCATTACCCAAAGAGATGGTAACGACACGCAGGACACTTCTCCTACTTTTAAAGTTTTAGAAGAAGGGGCAGCAACCTTATCAAAAGAAGAGGCTGGTAAATTAGCTCAAAGACAGCAAAAGTTTATTCAGCATCTTGAGGCAGCTATTATCCGTATAGAAAACAAAACCTATGGTGTTTGTAGAGAAACGGGTAAACTGATTGCCAAAGAGAGATTGCTAGCTGTTCCTCATGCAACCTTAAGCATTGATGCAAAAAATAACAGAAAGTAA
- a CDS encoding lipoprotein signal peptidase, with amino-acid sequence MSKRKIAIFVVFLILVIDQVSKIWVKTHMSLGDEFHVFGNWFLIHFVENNGMAFGLEFAGKYGKPFLTVFRVIASIAIIVYLNKLIKKGIPNGAVISISLILAGAMGNIIDCAFYGMIFDHSFGQVATMFPAGGGYETFLHGKVVDMLYFPLLEGNFPSWLPRIGGQHFLFFSPVFNIADSAISVGIAILLLFYRKTFEESAQ; translated from the coding sequence ATGTCAAAACGTAAAATCGCAATATTTGTTGTTTTTCTTATATTGGTCATAGACCAGGTATCAAAAATATGGGTGAAGACTCATATGTCTTTAGGAGATGAATTTCATGTTTTTGGTAATTGGTTCTTGATTCATTTTGTCGAGAATAATGGTATGGCTTTTGGACTCGAATTTGCAGGCAAATATGGAAAGCCTTTTTTGACTGTTTTTAGAGTAATTGCATCCATAGCAATTATCGTTTATCTAAATAAACTTATTAAGAAGGGGATCCCTAATGGGGCCGTAATATCAATATCATTGATTTTGGCTGGTGCAATGGGTAATATTATTGATTGCGCATTTTATGGGATGATTTTCGATCATAGTTTTGGACAGGTAGCTACGATGTTTCCTGCAGGTGGTGGATATGAAACGTTCCTTCATGGAAAGGTGGTGGATATGCTCTATTTCCCCCTACTAGAAGGAAACTTCCCTAGTTGGTTACCTCGTATCGGAGGACAACATTTCCTGTTTTTTAGTCCTGTTTTTAATATTGCTGATTCAGCAATTTCTGTAGGTATTGCGATACTGTTACTCTTCTATCGCAAAACATTTGAAGAGAGTGCACAATAG
- a CDS encoding peptidoglycan DD-metalloendopeptidase family protein, translating into MRNNPLLGFIIWSLLLLVSSRTNAQDVRTIKENKSKIVRELKTTQKMLLKAQNDASTSLIQLKLLNNRIEKRQVLLTEYNKKISLYNEFISDHRFVVNSLKEDISQTKSAYSEFLNKVGLKSFVMKDHFIPFTFKDFVDLYKKEGETAQYQRVQLEKIHLINSLSSTLSESITLFEKKKREVVYLNNKITHETSILNNELEIENSFYNSLKSKEKELKAIVDQQKNIAYRLQSEVYATNRKDSSFDINTLDYSFEKQKGKLGWPVQGEIIDHFGLHRHPVMKKLKVNNKWITISTSPKEKVKSIYNGVITGVMAIKNGRLSVFVRHGSYITVYSNLKTVYKTKQQQVKIGEPIGEIYTSQGEDHNSILKFQVWKMTDCLDPELWLKTSS; encoded by the coding sequence ATGCGAAATAACCCTCTTCTTGGATTTATAATATGGTCATTGTTACTATTAGTATCTAGTAGAACAAATGCCCAAGACGTAAGAACAATCAAAGAGAACAAATCAAAGATTGTAAGAGAGTTAAAGACTACACAAAAAATGCTTTTAAAAGCACAAAATGATGCAAGTACTTCGCTTATACAACTTAAACTACTCAATAATAGAATTGAAAAAAGACAAGTTCTGTTAACGGAATACAATAAGAAGATAAGCTTATACAACGAGTTTATCTCTGATCATAGGTTTGTTGTCAACTCACTTAAAGAAGATATTTCTCAAACTAAAAGTGCCTATTCTGAATTTTTAAATAAAGTAGGATTAAAGAGTTTTGTTATGAAGGATCACTTTATTCCTTTTACGTTTAAAGACTTTGTTGATCTTTACAAAAAAGAGGGAGAAACAGCTCAATATCAAAGAGTCCAACTAGAGAAAATTCATCTTATCAACTCCTTATCAAGCACTCTTTCAGAAAGCATTACACTTTTCGAGAAAAAAAAGAGAGAAGTGGTGTATTTGAACAACAAAATTACTCATGAGACATCGATACTCAACAACGAACTTGAGATTGAAAACTCCTTTTACAATAGCCTAAAGAGTAAGGAAAAAGAGCTTAAAGCAATCGTTGATCAACAGAAAAATATTGCTTATAGGCTCCAGAGCGAGGTGTATGCGACGAATAGAAAAGATAGCTCATTTGATATTAACACACTAGACTATAGTTTTGAAAAACAGAAAGGAAAGCTTGGTTGGCCTGTTCAAGGAGAGATCATAGATCACTTCGGTCTTCATCGACATCCCGTGATGAAAAAACTAAAAGTCAATAACAAATGGATTACGATATCAACAAGCCCTAAAGAAAAGGTGAAATCCATATATAATGGTGTAATTACTGGAGTAATGGCAATAAAGAATGGCAGATTGTCTGTTTTTGTTAGACATGGATCCTATATCACAGTCTATTCGAACCTAAAAACTGTTTATAAAACAAAACAGCAACAGGTTAAAATAGGGGAGCCTATAGGAGAAATATACACTTCACAAGGAGAGGATCACAATTCGATTCTTAAGTTTCAAGTATGGAAGATGACCGATTGTTTAGATCCAGAATTATGGCTTAAGACATCCTCATAA
- a CDS encoding DUF4292 domain-containing protein, which produces MNIISIVVSKFLNSKIYLFVILLSVLSSCRSTKELMVTDLSSNSNNTELKKMSTSRLMRNVRNNESYYETYGAKKALIDFNYKGNKNAISASFKSKKDSVIIITAQKGIFPVGKLLATEDTIIVVNVLGRETIHANFEKVEKVIGVTVSLEKLENIFSGNPFTLQEDIKGRILRKYKSYTEGGYYVLSSIKNNTTKREKNNKRKKKIVVKKDFKVYAGNNRIEERLYFEPTHFKLKKVVYKNLDTHVSTNINIDKYVNIDNSFFPSVVTISSFKNSTPIFNMRIRLFKIWKDKESSFKFSVPTSYTNKVLK; this is translated from the coding sequence ATGAATATTATTAGTATCGTTGTGTCAAAGTTTTTGAATTCAAAAATATATCTGTTTGTTATCTTGTTATCAGTTCTTAGTAGTTGTCGTTCTACTAAAGAGTTGATGGTTACAGATCTTTCTTCCAATAGTAACAATACAGAGTTAAAGAAGATGAGCACTTCTCGTCTTATGAGAAATGTAAGAAATAACGAGAGTTATTATGAAACATATGGTGCAAAGAAAGCTCTAATAGATTTTAATTATAAAGGGAATAAGAATGCAATCTCCGCTTCTTTTAAATCCAAGAAAGACAGTGTAATAATCATTACTGCACAAAAAGGGATCTTTCCTGTTGGTAAGTTGCTAGCAACTGAAGACACGATTATCGTTGTGAATGTACTTGGTAGAGAAACAATACACGCTAACTTTGAGAAGGTAGAGAAGGTCATTGGAGTCACAGTATCTTTAGAAAAGCTTGAAAATATTTTTTCAGGAAACCCTTTTACTCTTCAAGAAGATATCAAAGGAAGGATACTACGAAAATACAAGAGCTATACAGAAGGTGGTTACTATGTACTAAGTTCGATAAAAAATAACACAACAAAGAGAGAAAAGAACAATAAAAGAAAGAAAAAGATAGTTGTTAAAAAAGACTTTAAAGTTTACGCAGGGAATAATAGAATCGAAGAACGTCTTTATTTCGAACCAACGCACTTCAAGTTAAAGAAAGTTGTTTATAAGAATCTAGACACTCATGTCTCTACCAATATCAACATTGATAAATATGTCAACATTGATAATTCATTCTTTCCTTCTGTCGTAACAATTTCTTCATTTAAGAATAGTACCCCTATTTTTAACATGAGAATACGTCTATTTAAGATTTGGAAAGACAAAGAAAGCTCATTTAAATTTTCGGTTCCAACATCATACACGAACAAAGTATTAAAGTAA
- a CDS encoding tetratricopeptide repeat protein, with protein sequence MNKIQQIVFGATFMLGLISCSTNKGITSSKKVDTKKTQIETKLSEEMSLQFEYLFIEGLKQRMLGNFEGATALFSKCLEIDPKSAVSMYELATIHIAKKDITSALGLLEKAYKLEPGNDSYAMLLAQVYEQRKRYDLAADIYEQLVEKYPSNIDYIYRNAALYTSSNQYEAALDMYNKLEKEMGLNERISVAKEQIYLAIKKPKKARQEIQRLIDSNPTETKYYGLMADLYLKENNREKALEYYNKVLEIDPKDGFVHISLANYYREGKDNKKALFHIKEAMRSTTLDINTKIQMFLLITSTKNNFGISDKVKESILEDMIAANPSESKPHALYAEYLIQQEKYKKADEQFRFAIDLEGSNYIYWERIIMIDNQLLDWDKMKVDSDEAIKRFPDQPLLYVFKSLTFLQDKMYKEMIPLLEKAESISTVSKSTLSQIYTYKAEALYNLKKYEEAWKAFDKVIEIDPTNYMAMNNYAYYLSLKNEQLEKAERLGGLVVEKNPDNPTYLDTYAWVLFIKKDYRLAKFYMNMAIENNKDKNPTLFDHYGDILYFLGDIEKAVQNWEKAKDGGVDSPILEKKIKDKKYYKE encoded by the coding sequence ATGAATAAGATACAACAAATAGTCTTTGGTGCAACCTTTATGCTTGGGCTTATCTCTTGTAGCACAAACAAGGGGATAACCTCTTCAAAGAAAGTTGACACAAAAAAAACACAGATTGAAACAAAGCTCTCTGAAGAGATGAGCTTACAGTTTGAATATCTGTTTATTGAAGGACTTAAACAAAGAATGCTTGGTAATTTTGAAGGTGCAACAGCCCTATTTTCAAAATGCCTAGAAATTGATCCTAAGTCCGCAGTATCTATGTATGAATTAGCAACAATACATATTGCTAAAAAAGACATTACGAGTGCACTAGGACTTCTTGAAAAAGCTTATAAACTAGAGCCAGGCAATGATAGCTATGCAATGCTCCTTGCACAAGTATACGAGCAAAGAAAGCGTTATGACTTGGCTGCTGACATATATGAACAACTTGTTGAAAAGTATCCAAGCAATATCGATTATATCTATAGAAATGCTGCACTTTACACCTCTTCAAATCAATATGAGGCTGCTTTGGATATGTATAATAAGCTAGAGAAAGAGATGGGACTTAATGAGAGAATATCTGTAGCCAAAGAGCAGATATATCTTGCAATTAAGAAGCCTAAGAAGGCTCGTCAAGAGATACAACGACTTATTGATAGTAATCCTACAGAGACCAAATATTATGGTCTTATGGCGGACTTATACCTTAAAGAAAATAACAGAGAAAAAGCACTTGAGTATTACAATAAGGTACTTGAAATAGATCCTAAAGATGGATTTGTTCATATCTCTCTTGCCAACTACTACAGAGAAGGAAAAGACAACAAAAAAGCCCTTTTTCATATCAAAGAAGCAATGAGAAGTACCACATTGGATATCAATACAAAGATCCAAATGTTTCTTCTTATAACCTCTACAAAGAATAATTTTGGCATTAGTGACAAAGTGAAAGAATCTATTCTTGAGGATATGATTGCTGCAAATCCTAGCGAAAGCAAACCACATGCTCTATATGCCGAATATCTGATACAACAAGAGAAATATAAGAAAGCAGATGAGCAGTTTCGTTTTGCAATAGATCTTGAAGGATCAAACTATATATATTGGGAAAGAATCATCATGATTGACAACCAATTACTAGATTGGGATAAGATGAAAGTCGACAGTGATGAAGCGATAAAGAGATTTCCTGATCAACCTCTTCTTTATGTCTTTAAGTCTCTAACATTTCTTCAAGACAAAATGTATAAAGAGATGATCCCTCTTCTAGAAAAAGCAGAATCAATCTCGACGGTGAGTAAATCAACCCTTTCTCAAATCTATACTTATAAGGCAGAAGCTCTTTATAACCTAAAGAAATACGAAGAAGCATGGAAGGCATTTGATAAAGTCATTGAAATTGATCCAACCAATTATATGGCAATGAATAACTATGCTTATTACCTCTCTTTAAAAAATGAACAGCTAGAGAAAGCAGAAAGGTTAGGAGGATTGGTTGTGGAGAAAAACCCTGATAATCCAACTTATCTAGATACTTATGCATGGGTTCTTTTTATCAAGAAGGATTACCGATTGGCGAAATTCTATATGAATATGGCGATAGAAAATAATAAGGATAAAAACCCTACATTATTCGATCACTATGGAGATATTCTTTACTTCCTAGGAGATATTGAGAAAGCTGTACAGAATTGGGAAAAAGCTAAAGATGGAGGTGTTGATTCTCCAATATTAGAAAAGAAAATTAAAGATAAGAAATACTACAAAGAGTAG
- the dut gene encoding dUTP diphosphatase: MTTVKIINKSNNSLPEYGTASAAGMDLRANLESPITLAPLQRTLVPTGLFIELPVGFEAQVRPRSGLAIKHGISVLNSPGTIDADYRGEISIILANLSNESFVIENGERIAQMVVAKHEVVKWEEVEILNETDRGEGGFGHTGKK, translated from the coding sequence ATGACAACGGTTAAAATAATTAATAAATCGAATAATTCACTTCCAGAATACGGAACTGCTAGTGCTGCAGGAATGGATCTTAGAGCAAATCTTGAATCTCCGATCACTTTAGCCCCTCTTCAAAGAACTTTGGTACCAACTGGTTTGTTTATTGAGTTACCAGTGGGATTTGAAGCACAAGTTCGTCCTCGAAGTGGATTAGCGATCAAACATGGGATTTCTGTTCTAAATAGTCCTGGTACTATCGATGCCGATTATAGAGGAGAGATTTCAATTATTTTAGCAAACCTTTCTAATGAATCATTTGTAATTGAAAATGGTGAGAGAATTGCTCAGATGGTCGTTGCAAAACATGAAGTGGTAAAATGGGAAGAGGTTGAAATACTTAACGAAACGGATAGAGGTGAAGGGGGTTTTGGACACACTGGTAAAAAATAA
- a CDS encoding oligosaccharide flippase family protein: MSTIKRLAGQTVIYGLSSILPRFLNYFLALFYTRIFLPASLGEITNMFAWVAILMALLTYGMETAFFRYSSKDKKNQVTVFTTSFVTLIMTSSVFFVLVTLFNVPIANYYGYQNAEQYVRWLSYILVFDTLATIPFAKLRLEGRPVKFMIIKLLNVIINIFFNLFFLVLCPWLTTNHPDNILLQLYSENIGIGYVLISNVIASLFTLIVLIPEMQVSLKQYNTALLKKLLIYGLPILVVSFAGMINQNIDKILFPKLFKPYESAMFQLGIYGANTKLAVIMTLFVQAFRYAFEPFFFARQKETNDKKIYADILTYFVIFCLCVFLGITLYIDQIKIIIDPNYYDGLHVVPYILIANMFLGIYYNLSIWYKLTDKTYYGAYFSVGGAIITIIINILFLSKYGYVASAIAQVVCFGAMVIASYYFMRKSYPIDYPVNRIIITMIFAFVLYFCGKHLPSETSFIGFVLRGFTILVFLIVVLYPELKTFLLKQKGK, encoded by the coding sequence ATGAGTACCATTAAACGATTGGCTGGTCAAACAGTGATTTATGGATTAAGTTCCATACTTCCTAGGTTTCTAAACTACTTTCTTGCACTATTTTACACAAGAATTTTTCTACCAGCTTCATTGGGGGAGATAACCAATATGTTTGCTTGGGTGGCCATCCTAATGGCATTACTTACTTATGGAATGGAGACCGCTTTTTTTCGTTATTCTTCAAAGGATAAGAAGAATCAAGTTACAGTATTCACCACTTCATTTGTTACACTTATAATGACCTCATCCGTATTCTTTGTATTGGTCACACTATTTAATGTACCTATTGCAAACTATTATGGATATCAAAACGCAGAACAATATGTTAGATGGTTATCTTATATTTTAGTATTTGATACCCTCGCAACGATCCCTTTTGCAAAATTAAGATTAGAAGGCAGACCCGTCAAGTTTATGATCATTAAATTATTGAATGTGATCATAAATATCTTTTTTAATCTGTTCTTTCTTGTGTTATGCCCTTGGCTTACAACAAACCATCCAGACAACATTCTCCTTCAACTTTACAGTGAAAACATAGGGATAGGCTATGTACTGATTTCTAATGTAATAGCATCCCTATTCACATTGATCGTTCTTATTCCTGAGATGCAAGTTTCATTAAAACAATATAATACAGCCTTACTAAAAAAATTATTGATCTATGGATTGCCAATTTTAGTAGTCTCTTTTGCAGGCATGATAAATCAGAATATCGACAAGATATTATTCCCTAAACTGTTTAAACCATATGAATCGGCAATGTTCCAATTAGGGATATATGGAGCAAACACCAAGCTAGCAGTCATTATGACTCTATTTGTACAAGCATTTAGGTATGCTTTTGAACCATTCTTTTTTGCAAGACAGAAAGAGACTAATGATAAAAAGATATATGCAGATATCCTTACCTATTTTGTCATTTTCTGTCTTTGTGTATTTTTAGGAATCACATTATATATCGACCAAATAAAGATTATTATCGATCCCAACTATTACGATGGGTTGCATGTCGTTCCATACATATTAATCGCAAACATGTTTCTTGGAATCTACTATAATTTATCTATTTGGTATAAATTAACAGATAAGACCTATTATGGGGCATACTTTTCAGTAGGAGGTGCTATCATCACGATAATTATCAATATTCTCTTTCTATCAAAATATGGATATGTAGCTTCTGCAATAGCACAGGTCGTGTGTTTTGGTGCCATGGTTATTGCGAGTTATTACTTTATGAGAAAGAGCTATCCTATAGATTATCCTGTAAATAGAATCATCATTACAATGATTTTTGCATTTGTTCTATATTTTTGTGGGAAGCATTTACCTTCTGAGACAAGCTTCATAGGATTTGTTCTTAGAGGATTTACTATCTTAGTATTCCTAATTGTAGTTCTCTATCCTGAATTAAAAACATTTTTATTGAAACAAAAAGGTAAGTAG